Proteins found in one Oryza glaberrima chromosome 4, OglaRS2, whole genome shotgun sequence genomic segment:
- the LOC127770081 gene encoding auxin response factor 12 isoform X3, with translation MSSSSAASIGPPQPPPPPAPPEEEKKCLNSELWHACAGPLVCLPTVGTRVVYFPQGHSEQVAASTNKEVEGHIPNYPNLPAQLICQLHDVTMHADVETDEVYAQMTLQPLNPQEQNDAYLPAEMGIMSKQPTNYFCKTLTASDTSTHGGFSVPRRAAERVFPPLDFTQQPPAQELIARDIHDIEWKFRHIFRGQPKRHLLTTGWSVFVSAKRLVAGDSVLFIWNEKNQLLLGIRRASRPQTVMPSSVLSSDSMHIGLLAAAAHAAATNSRFTIFYNPRASPSEFVIPLSKYIKAVFHTRISVGMRFRMLFETEESSVRRYMGTITEVSDADPVRWPSSYWRSVKVGWDESTAGERPPRVSLWEIEPLTTFPMYPSLFPLRVKHPWYSGVASLHDDSNALMWLRGVAGEGGFQSLNFQSPGIGSWGQQRLHPSLLSSDHDQYQAVVAAAAASHSGGYLKQQFLHLQQPMQSPQEHCNLNPLLQQQILQQASQQQIINPDAQNIQTMLSPSAIQQQLQQLQQMQQVQNDQKQKIQPDQSYQVPTSAVLPSPTSLPSHLREKFGFSDPNANSSSFITSSSSDNMLDSSFLQGSSKAVDLSRFNQPVASEQQQQQQQQQAWKQKFMGSQSVSFGGSVLHNSPTSKDGSVENKIGRDVQNQSLFSPQVDSSSLLYNMVPNLTSNVSDGNLSTIPSGSTYLQNAMYGCLDDSSGLLQNTGENDPATRTFVKVYKSGSVGRSLDITRFSNYAELREELGQMFGIKGQLDDPDRSGWQLVFVDRENDVLLLGDDPWESFVNSVWYIKILSPEDVHKMGKQGNDPRYLS, from the exons atgagctcgtcgtcggcggccagCATcgggccgccgcagccgccgccgccccccgcgccgcccgAGGAAG agaAGAAGTGCCTCAACTCGGAGCTATGGCACGCCTGCGCCGGCCCGCTCGTCTGCCTCCCCACCGTCGGCACGCGCGTCGTCTACTTCCCGCAAGGCCACAGCGAGCAG gtggcggcgtcgacgaaCAAGGAGGTGGAGGGTCACATCCCGAACTACCCCAACCTGCCGGCGCAGCTGATCTGCCAGCTCCACGATGTCACAATGCAT GCGGATGTGGAGACTGACGAGGTGTACGCGCAGATGACGCTCCAGCCACTGAACCCA CAGGAGCAGAACGATGCGTACCTTCCCGCGGAGATGGGGATAATGAGCAAGCAGCCGACGAATTACTTCTGCAAGACATTGACGGCGAGCGACACCAGCACGCACGGGGGGTTCTCCGTGCCCCGCCGTGCTGCTGAGCGCGTCTTCCCCCCTCTG GATTTCACACAGCAGCCTCCAGCCCAGGAGCTAATTGCACGGGATATTCATGACATCGAGTGGAAGTTCAGGCACATCTTTCGAG GCCAACCCAAACGACACCTGCTAACCACTGGCTGGAGCGTTTTTGTCAGTGCTAAGAGACTTGTTGCTGGAGATTCTGTGCTTTTCATATG GAACGAGAAAAACCAGCTTTTACTTGGAATAAGACGTGCCAGTCGGCCACAGACTGTGATGCCTTCCTCTGTTCTTTCAAGCGATAGCATGCACATAGGTCTCCTTGCAGCAGCAGCTCATGCTGCTGCTACAAACAGCCGTTTCACTATTTTCTACAACCCCCG GGCAAGTCCATCAGAATTTGTCATACCACTGTCAAAATACATCAAGGCTGTTTTTCACACCCGGATATCGGTTGGGATGCGGTTCAGGATGTTGTTTGAGACTGAGGAATCAAGCGTTCGCAG GTATATGGGGACTATAACTGAAGTTAGTGATGCAGACCCAGTCCGTTGGCCTAGTTCCTATTGGAGATCTGTGAAG GTTGGTTGGGATGAATCAACTGCAGGGGAAAGGCCACCAAGAGTTTCTTTATGGGAAATTGAACCATTGACAACCTTTCCAATGTATCCATCTCTGTTCCCACTGAGAGTTAAGCATCCTTGGTATTCAGGAGTTGCTTCCCTGCATG ATGACAGCAATGCTTTAATGTGGCTGAGAGGAGTTGCTGGTGAGGGAGGTTTTCAGTCTCTGAACTTTCAGTCACCTGGTATTGGCTCCTGGGGACAACAGAGGCTCCATCCATCCTTACTGAGCAGCGATCACGATCAGTACCAAGCAgtagttgctgctgctgctgcttcccaCTCTGGTGGTTACTTAAAACAGCAATTCTTGCACCTTCAGCAACCTATGCAGTCCCCTCAAGAACACTGCAACCTCAACCCATTATTGCAGCAACAAATTCTGCAGCAAGCAAGCCAGCAACAGATAATTAATCCTGATGCCCAAAATATCCAAACGATGTTGAGCCCAAGTGCTATACAACAGCAACTCCAGCAACTACAGCAAATGCAGCAAGTTCAGAATGATCAGAAGCAGAAGATTCAACCAGATCAAAGCTACCAAGTTCCtacaagtgcagttctcccaagTCCAACATCATTACCGAGTCATTTGCGAGAAAAATTTGGCTTCTCTGATCCTAATGCGAATTCTTCAAGCTTCATCACCTCTAGCAGTAGTGATAACATGTTGGATTCGAGCTTCCTTCAGGGAAGTTCGAAAGCTGTGGACTTATCTCGATTTAATCAGCCTGTAGCTagtgagcagcagcagcagcagcagcagcaacaggcaTGGAAGCAGAAGTTTATGGGTTCACAGTCAGTGTCTTTTGGGGGCTCGGTTTTGCATAACTCACCCACAAGCAAAGATGGTTCTGTTGAAAACAAAATTGGTCGTGATGTGCAAAACCAGTCCCTTTTTAGTCCACAAGTTGACTCTTCATCCCTCCTGTACAACATGGTTCCTAATCTGACTTCGAATGTTTCGGATGGCAACTTATCAACGATCCCTTCTGGATCAACTTATCTGCAGAATGCAATGTATGGTTGCTTGGACGACTCTTCTGGTTTATTGCAAAATACAGGAGAGAACGATCCAGCAACCAGAACATTTGTGAAG GTTTACAAGTCAGGTTCGGTTGGGAGGTCGTTGGACATCACCCGGTTCTCTAATTATGCTGAACTTCGAGAAGAACTGGGTCAGATGTTCGGCATTAAGGGTCAATTGGACGACCCTGATAGATCAGGCTGGCAGCTTGTATTCGTCGACAGGGAGAATGATGTGCTTCTCCTTGGAGACGACCCTTGGGA GTCCTTTGTGAATAGTGTATGGTACATCAAGATACTTTCACCTGAGGATGTGCATAAGATGGGAAAGCAAGGAAATGATCCACGGTATCTGTCCTGA
- the LOC127770081 gene encoding auxin response factor 12 isoform X2: protein MSSSSAASIGPPQPPPPPAPPEEGGWLEKKCLNSELWHACAGPLVCLPTVGTRVVYFPQGHSEQVAASTNKEVEGHIPNYPNLPAQLICQLHDVTMHADVETDEVYAQMTLQPLNPEQNDAYLPAEMGIMSKQPTNYFCKTLTASDTSTHGGFSVPRRAAERVFPPLDFTQQPPAQELIARDIHDIEWKFRHIFRGQPKRHLLTTGWSVFVSAKRLVAGDSVLFIWNEKNQLLLGIRRASRPQTVMPSSVLSSDSMHIGLLAAAAHAAATNSRFTIFYNPRASPSEFVIPLSKYIKAVFHTRISVGMRFRMLFETEESSVRRYMGTITEVSDADPVRWPSSYWRSVKVGWDESTAGERPPRVSLWEIEPLTTFPMYPSLFPLRVKHPWYSGVASLHDDSNALMWLRGVAGEGGFQSLNFQSPGIGSWGQQRLHPSLLSSDHDQYQAVVAAAAASHSGGYLKQQFLHLQQPMQSPQEHCNLNPLLQQQILQQASQQQIINPDAQNIQTMLSPSAIQQQLQQLQQMQQVQNDQKQKIQPDQSYQVPTSAVLPSPTSLPSHLREKFGFSDPNANSSSFITSSSSDNMLDSSFLQGSSKAVDLSRFNQPVASEQQQQQQQQQAWKQKFMGSQSVSFGGSVLHNSPTSKDGSVENKIGRDVQNQSLFSPQVDSSSLLYNMVPNLTSNVSDGNLSTIPSGSTYLQNAMYGCLDDSSGLLQNTGENDPATRTFVKVYKSGSVGRSLDITRFSNYAELREELGQMFGIKGQLDDPDRSGWQLVFVDRENDVLLLGDDPWESFVNSVWYIKILSPEDVHKMGKQGNDPRYLS, encoded by the exons atgagctcgtcgtcggcggccagCATcgggccgccgcagccgccgccgccccccgcgccgcccgAGGAAGGTGGGTGGCTAG agaAGAAGTGCCTCAACTCGGAGCTATGGCACGCCTGCGCCGGCCCGCTCGTCTGCCTCCCCACCGTCGGCACGCGCGTCGTCTACTTCCCGCAAGGCCACAGCGAGCAG gtggcggcgtcgacgaaCAAGGAGGTGGAGGGTCACATCCCGAACTACCCCAACCTGCCGGCGCAGCTGATCTGCCAGCTCCACGATGTCACAATGCAT GCGGATGTGGAGACTGACGAGGTGTACGCGCAGATGACGCTCCAGCCACTGAACCCA GAGCAGAACGATGCGTACCTTCCCGCGGAGATGGGGATAATGAGCAAGCAGCCGACGAATTACTTCTGCAAGACATTGACGGCGAGCGACACCAGCACGCACGGGGGGTTCTCCGTGCCCCGCCGTGCTGCTGAGCGCGTCTTCCCCCCTCTG GATTTCACACAGCAGCCTCCAGCCCAGGAGCTAATTGCACGGGATATTCATGACATCGAGTGGAAGTTCAGGCACATCTTTCGAG GCCAACCCAAACGACACCTGCTAACCACTGGCTGGAGCGTTTTTGTCAGTGCTAAGAGACTTGTTGCTGGAGATTCTGTGCTTTTCATATG GAACGAGAAAAACCAGCTTTTACTTGGAATAAGACGTGCCAGTCGGCCACAGACTGTGATGCCTTCCTCTGTTCTTTCAAGCGATAGCATGCACATAGGTCTCCTTGCAGCAGCAGCTCATGCTGCTGCTACAAACAGCCGTTTCACTATTTTCTACAACCCCCG GGCAAGTCCATCAGAATTTGTCATACCACTGTCAAAATACATCAAGGCTGTTTTTCACACCCGGATATCGGTTGGGATGCGGTTCAGGATGTTGTTTGAGACTGAGGAATCAAGCGTTCGCAG GTATATGGGGACTATAACTGAAGTTAGTGATGCAGACCCAGTCCGTTGGCCTAGTTCCTATTGGAGATCTGTGAAG GTTGGTTGGGATGAATCAACTGCAGGGGAAAGGCCACCAAGAGTTTCTTTATGGGAAATTGAACCATTGACAACCTTTCCAATGTATCCATCTCTGTTCCCACTGAGAGTTAAGCATCCTTGGTATTCAGGAGTTGCTTCCCTGCATG ATGACAGCAATGCTTTAATGTGGCTGAGAGGAGTTGCTGGTGAGGGAGGTTTTCAGTCTCTGAACTTTCAGTCACCTGGTATTGGCTCCTGGGGACAACAGAGGCTCCATCCATCCTTACTGAGCAGCGATCACGATCAGTACCAAGCAgtagttgctgctgctgctgcttcccaCTCTGGTGGTTACTTAAAACAGCAATTCTTGCACCTTCAGCAACCTATGCAGTCCCCTCAAGAACACTGCAACCTCAACCCATTATTGCAGCAACAAATTCTGCAGCAAGCAAGCCAGCAACAGATAATTAATCCTGATGCCCAAAATATCCAAACGATGTTGAGCCCAAGTGCTATACAACAGCAACTCCAGCAACTACAGCAAATGCAGCAAGTTCAGAATGATCAGAAGCAGAAGATTCAACCAGATCAAAGCTACCAAGTTCCtacaagtgcagttctcccaagTCCAACATCATTACCGAGTCATTTGCGAGAAAAATTTGGCTTCTCTGATCCTAATGCGAATTCTTCAAGCTTCATCACCTCTAGCAGTAGTGATAACATGTTGGATTCGAGCTTCCTTCAGGGAAGTTCGAAAGCTGTGGACTTATCTCGATTTAATCAGCCTGTAGCTagtgagcagcagcagcagcagcagcagcaacaggcaTGGAAGCAGAAGTTTATGGGTTCACAGTCAGTGTCTTTTGGGGGCTCGGTTTTGCATAACTCACCCACAAGCAAAGATGGTTCTGTTGAAAACAAAATTGGTCGTGATGTGCAAAACCAGTCCCTTTTTAGTCCACAAGTTGACTCTTCATCCCTCCTGTACAACATGGTTCCTAATCTGACTTCGAATGTTTCGGATGGCAACTTATCAACGATCCCTTCTGGATCAACTTATCTGCAGAATGCAATGTATGGTTGCTTGGACGACTCTTCTGGTTTATTGCAAAATACAGGAGAGAACGATCCAGCAACCAGAACATTTGTGAAG GTTTACAAGTCAGGTTCGGTTGGGAGGTCGTTGGACATCACCCGGTTCTCTAATTATGCTGAACTTCGAGAAGAACTGGGTCAGATGTTCGGCATTAAGGGTCAATTGGACGACCCTGATAGATCAGGCTGGCAGCTTGTATTCGTCGACAGGGAGAATGATGTGCTTCTCCTTGGAGACGACCCTTGGGA GTCCTTTGTGAATAGTGTATGGTACATCAAGATACTTTCACCTGAGGATGTGCATAAGATGGGAAAGCAAGGAAATGATCCACGGTATCTGTCCTGA
- the LOC127770081 gene encoding auxin response factor 12 isoform X1, whose product MSSSSAASIGPPQPPPPPAPPEEGGWLEKKCLNSELWHACAGPLVCLPTVGTRVVYFPQGHSEQVAASTNKEVEGHIPNYPNLPAQLICQLHDVTMHADVETDEVYAQMTLQPLNPQEQNDAYLPAEMGIMSKQPTNYFCKTLTASDTSTHGGFSVPRRAAERVFPPLDFTQQPPAQELIARDIHDIEWKFRHIFRGQPKRHLLTTGWSVFVSAKRLVAGDSVLFIWNEKNQLLLGIRRASRPQTVMPSSVLSSDSMHIGLLAAAAHAAATNSRFTIFYNPRASPSEFVIPLSKYIKAVFHTRISVGMRFRMLFETEESSVRRYMGTITEVSDADPVRWPSSYWRSVKVGWDESTAGERPPRVSLWEIEPLTTFPMYPSLFPLRVKHPWYSGVASLHDDSNALMWLRGVAGEGGFQSLNFQSPGIGSWGQQRLHPSLLSSDHDQYQAVVAAAAASHSGGYLKQQFLHLQQPMQSPQEHCNLNPLLQQQILQQASQQQIINPDAQNIQTMLSPSAIQQQLQQLQQMQQVQNDQKQKIQPDQSYQVPTSAVLPSPTSLPSHLREKFGFSDPNANSSSFITSSSSDNMLDSSFLQGSSKAVDLSRFNQPVASEQQQQQQQQQAWKQKFMGSQSVSFGGSVLHNSPTSKDGSVENKIGRDVQNQSLFSPQVDSSSLLYNMVPNLTSNVSDGNLSTIPSGSTYLQNAMYGCLDDSSGLLQNTGENDPATRTFVKVYKSGSVGRSLDITRFSNYAELREELGQMFGIKGQLDDPDRSGWQLVFVDRENDVLLLGDDPWESFVNSVWYIKILSPEDVHKMGKQGNDPRYLS is encoded by the exons atgagctcgtcgtcggcggccagCATcgggccgccgcagccgccgccgccccccgcgccgcccgAGGAAGGTGGGTGGCTAG agaAGAAGTGCCTCAACTCGGAGCTATGGCACGCCTGCGCCGGCCCGCTCGTCTGCCTCCCCACCGTCGGCACGCGCGTCGTCTACTTCCCGCAAGGCCACAGCGAGCAG gtggcggcgtcgacgaaCAAGGAGGTGGAGGGTCACATCCCGAACTACCCCAACCTGCCGGCGCAGCTGATCTGCCAGCTCCACGATGTCACAATGCAT GCGGATGTGGAGACTGACGAGGTGTACGCGCAGATGACGCTCCAGCCACTGAACCCA CAGGAGCAGAACGATGCGTACCTTCCCGCGGAGATGGGGATAATGAGCAAGCAGCCGACGAATTACTTCTGCAAGACATTGACGGCGAGCGACACCAGCACGCACGGGGGGTTCTCCGTGCCCCGCCGTGCTGCTGAGCGCGTCTTCCCCCCTCTG GATTTCACACAGCAGCCTCCAGCCCAGGAGCTAATTGCACGGGATATTCATGACATCGAGTGGAAGTTCAGGCACATCTTTCGAG GCCAACCCAAACGACACCTGCTAACCACTGGCTGGAGCGTTTTTGTCAGTGCTAAGAGACTTGTTGCTGGAGATTCTGTGCTTTTCATATG GAACGAGAAAAACCAGCTTTTACTTGGAATAAGACGTGCCAGTCGGCCACAGACTGTGATGCCTTCCTCTGTTCTTTCAAGCGATAGCATGCACATAGGTCTCCTTGCAGCAGCAGCTCATGCTGCTGCTACAAACAGCCGTTTCACTATTTTCTACAACCCCCG GGCAAGTCCATCAGAATTTGTCATACCACTGTCAAAATACATCAAGGCTGTTTTTCACACCCGGATATCGGTTGGGATGCGGTTCAGGATGTTGTTTGAGACTGAGGAATCAAGCGTTCGCAG GTATATGGGGACTATAACTGAAGTTAGTGATGCAGACCCAGTCCGTTGGCCTAGTTCCTATTGGAGATCTGTGAAG GTTGGTTGGGATGAATCAACTGCAGGGGAAAGGCCACCAAGAGTTTCTTTATGGGAAATTGAACCATTGACAACCTTTCCAATGTATCCATCTCTGTTCCCACTGAGAGTTAAGCATCCTTGGTATTCAGGAGTTGCTTCCCTGCATG ATGACAGCAATGCTTTAATGTGGCTGAGAGGAGTTGCTGGTGAGGGAGGTTTTCAGTCTCTGAACTTTCAGTCACCTGGTATTGGCTCCTGGGGACAACAGAGGCTCCATCCATCCTTACTGAGCAGCGATCACGATCAGTACCAAGCAgtagttgctgctgctgctgcttcccaCTCTGGTGGTTACTTAAAACAGCAATTCTTGCACCTTCAGCAACCTATGCAGTCCCCTCAAGAACACTGCAACCTCAACCCATTATTGCAGCAACAAATTCTGCAGCAAGCAAGCCAGCAACAGATAATTAATCCTGATGCCCAAAATATCCAAACGATGTTGAGCCCAAGTGCTATACAACAGCAACTCCAGCAACTACAGCAAATGCAGCAAGTTCAGAATGATCAGAAGCAGAAGATTCAACCAGATCAAAGCTACCAAGTTCCtacaagtgcagttctcccaagTCCAACATCATTACCGAGTCATTTGCGAGAAAAATTTGGCTTCTCTGATCCTAATGCGAATTCTTCAAGCTTCATCACCTCTAGCAGTAGTGATAACATGTTGGATTCGAGCTTCCTTCAGGGAAGTTCGAAAGCTGTGGACTTATCTCGATTTAATCAGCCTGTAGCTagtgagcagcagcagcagcagcagcagcaacaggcaTGGAAGCAGAAGTTTATGGGTTCACAGTCAGTGTCTTTTGGGGGCTCGGTTTTGCATAACTCACCCACAAGCAAAGATGGTTCTGTTGAAAACAAAATTGGTCGTGATGTGCAAAACCAGTCCCTTTTTAGTCCACAAGTTGACTCTTCATCCCTCCTGTACAACATGGTTCCTAATCTGACTTCGAATGTTTCGGATGGCAACTTATCAACGATCCCTTCTGGATCAACTTATCTGCAGAATGCAATGTATGGTTGCTTGGACGACTCTTCTGGTTTATTGCAAAATACAGGAGAGAACGATCCAGCAACCAGAACATTTGTGAAG GTTTACAAGTCAGGTTCGGTTGGGAGGTCGTTGGACATCACCCGGTTCTCTAATTATGCTGAACTTCGAGAAGAACTGGGTCAGATGTTCGGCATTAAGGGTCAATTGGACGACCCTGATAGATCAGGCTGGCAGCTTGTATTCGTCGACAGGGAGAATGATGTGCTTCTCCTTGGAGACGACCCTTGGGA GTCCTTTGTGAATAGTGTATGGTACATCAAGATACTTTCACCTGAGGATGTGCATAAGATGGGAAAGCAAGGAAATGATCCACGGTATCTGTCCTGA